From Rhizobium sp. BT03, one genomic window encodes:
- a CDS encoding class I fructose-bisphosphate aldolase, whose amino-acid sequence MGLGTKVRLARLFSNPSGHLFGGAVDHFVGYGNVREGGLADLPGALRRVMAGGPDYISIQPGAARHLWADYAGKAALVIQGGCFTADDRIRQLIATPEDAVRYGADALAVAIPVRGATEGEYIRWLTDTVNAAARFEMPVVAHVYPRDFSDGGKIVFTPDEIAYAVRIGFEAGVDVIKVGYTGDFESFRETVATCPVPVVIAGGPKTDTLLGALVQTSEALRAGAKGAVVGRNLWGHGDTTMAARAFKFVIHKGMAPEEALAAAGA is encoded by the coding sequence ATGGGTCTCGGAACCAAAGTCCGCCTCGCACGCCTGTTCTCGAACCCATCGGGGCATTTGTTCGGGGGCGCGGTCGATCATTTTGTCGGTTACGGCAATGTTCGTGAGGGCGGGCTTGCCGATCTGCCGGGCGCGCTCAGACGCGTCATGGCGGGTGGCCCCGACTACATCAGCATCCAGCCCGGCGCTGCGCGTCACCTCTGGGCGGATTATGCCGGAAAGGCAGCCCTCGTCATTCAGGGCGGCTGCTTCACCGCCGACGACCGGATTCGCCAGCTCATCGCCACTCCGGAAGATGCGGTGCGTTATGGCGCGGACGCACTGGCTGTCGCCATTCCGGTGCGCGGCGCCACCGAAGGAGAGTACATCCGCTGGCTGACCGATACGGTCAACGCCGCCGCCCGCTTCGAAATGCCGGTCGTCGCCCATGTCTATCCCCGTGATTTCTCCGACGGCGGCAAGATCGTGTTCACCCCGGATGAAATCGCCTATGCGGTGCGCATCGGTTTCGAAGCCGGCGTCGACGTGATCAAGGTCGGCTATACCGGAGATTTCGAATCCTTCCGCGAAACCGTCGCGACTTGCCCGGTCCCGGTGGTGATTGCCGGCGGCCCGAAGACCGATACGCTGCTCGGCGCGCTCGTCCAGACATCGGAAGCGTTGCGCGCCGGCGCCAAGGGCGCGGTCGTCGGCCGCAATCTCTGGGGCCATGGCGATACGACCATGGCCGCGCGCGCCTTCAAATTCGTCATTCATAAAGGCATGGCGCCGGAGGAGGCGCTGGCGGCTGCCGGCGCTTGA